The genomic stretch TAAACCCCATATTTATTAAAAAACTCCTCCCCTTTCTGTAAATACTTCTCTCCAAAAAGTTTTACAAATATTGGATGTCCTAATTTGTATCCTAAGTAATAGCCAAATAATCCTCCTAAAGTAGTTCCAATTGAAGCAACAATTGCTGATATTATAGGATTTAATCCAAAAAAAGGAGCACTTATTATAAAAATGTCTGGAGGAATTGGTTGAATAAATGCCTCTGTAAATGATATTATAAATATTCCAATGTATCCATAATTTTTTACCATTTCTGTGGCAACTGCATATAAATCCACAAAAATCACCCAACTTTATAATAACTGCGTATTTATATATAGAACTTTTGGTAATTAATTTAATATAATGAGGGAAAATATGAGAATGGAGTTGGAATTACAAACAGATAATTTTACAGTTATTCCTTATAATCACCAGTATTATTTAGCGTCAGCAATATACAATAAAATTCACTCTGCAAATCCAGAATATGCTGAAAGACTACATAATTATCAAAAATTTAAATTTTTTACATTTTCTTTGTTACAAATTAGAAGGAGAGTTATTAGAAAGGAGGGAATAGAAACAATTGATGGAAAGGCATATCTTTATATTTCCTCACCAAAAAATGAGTTTATAGAGAACTTTGTTGAGGGTTTATTGGAAGATGGTGAGTTAAGAGTTGGAAAAATAAACTTTTATGTAAAAAGAGCGAAAATTTTACCAATCCCTAAAAAGTTTAACATACTAAAAACAATATCTCCAATATATTTAAAAACTATAATTCCAACAGAGGACAATAAGTTAAAAACTTATGATTTACATCCTAATAATTCAAAATTCTATGAAAATTTAAAGAATAATTTAAAGAAAAAATACGAAGCATTTTATAACGAAAAGTGTGATTTAAATTTTGAATTTGAAGTTTTGAAATATAAACCTAAAAGAATGAGAATAAAAGATATTTACTGTAGATGCTCTGAAATGGTGTTTAAGGTTTGGGGAGATTATGAACTAATAAAATTTGGTTATGAGTGTGGTTTTGGAGAGAAAAATAGTATGGGTTTTGGAATGGTTATGAATATTGATAAATAATTAAATTAATTTAACTATTCTTTTTCTGCCTATTTTTTCAGTTTTTATTAATCCTTTACTTTCTAATGAATTTACATACTTTATAATTGCTGGTAGAGAAACATTAAACTCTTTTGCCAACTCAGTTATTGTCTTCTCACCCTCATTTAATGATGCTAAAATTTTTCTTTCAAATTTTGTTAAATTGTATGGATGTGCTATTTTTGGGAGTTCTATAATTCTCTTTTTATGCACATAAACTATTTTGTCTACTTTTTGGAATTCATATAATGAGGCATAGAGTAAAGATAAAGAGGTTATCTTCCTTCCGCCAGTTATATTTACAATAACTTTATTATCCTCTTTTTTTATAATATCCCTTAATATCTCAACATTTTTCTCAAACTCTATCCCATTTATCTTTACCTCTTCACATTCAATTCCAAGCATATTGCATAACTCTTTTGCTTTTTTTAAGGCCTCATCAACTTTTTTTAAATCATCTTCTTTTACATATTCTTCTTTATCTTTTGAATATACGAGAATTACTTTTTTAGCCCCATACTCTGCAATTGGTTTATAAATATGCTCAGCGTGAAACCCTATGTTTATTATGTGCGTTGTCATTTTCTCCCTCATTTTATAACTACCTTTTTTAAGTTTAGTTAAGGTTAATAAATATTTCCAAAATACTTAACCAAAAAGGTTAATAGTTAAATTTATATGTCAAAAAATGTAAGAATATAGTGAAGCAACTGATATTATTGGTAAATTATACCCTAAGGTGTAATCATGGAAATTAAAGTAAAACCCAAAAAAATCTTTAAAACTAAGTTATTCCAAGATGAAACTAAAAACTACTTCAATAAAGTTTTTATCAATCTATTTAAAAAATATCGCTTAAAGCCAGCAAAAGGGGGAAAATCTTTTGAGGAAAAAGTTAAAAGTGGAGAGATTGAAGCAAAAGACCTTCCAGATATGAGTTATCCTATGCACATACTAAATGGAATAATTCCTTCTTTAAAAGTTTTAGAAAATAGATGGCTAAATAAAGGTTTAATAGATGAAAATTATGATGATAACGACATAAGAATGCTTTTAAAGTGCCTTTTAATTGCATATACGTTCCACGATATAAATAAGTTGCATAATGAGATTGATTTAAAATCTTCAATAGAAAAATATTTTGAAGATGATTTAAAAAATTTAAAAATTGAACTAAGTGAAGAAGAAAAAGATATTGTGAAATATCTTATATTGGCAACAGAGGAGAGGACAAGATATGTTATTCCAGATGAGAAATTACCAACATGGAGGGGGTTAAATAGATTAATAAAAGATGATTTAATTGAGATTATACACTTAGCAGATAGTATTTCCATACCAATTGAAAACTATACTGAAATAGCAAAAATTTGGAAAAAATTGAAAGAGTATGTAGATGTAAATGTATTCTACTTTGACGACATTCCTTATGAAGTTCTATCAAGGTTTATTGTTGAGAGATTAAGAGAAAATGTAGATTGTTATGTTATATCTCCAAGAGGTTTTATTTACGAGGGTAATTTGGAAATAGATGAGAATTATTTAATAAAATCATTTGAAGAATTTTTGTATAGAAATATTGAAAAGATGGTTAAGATTGATAGGCAAAAGGCACAACTGGATATATTTAGATTTATTGAGATTTCAGAAGATAGAATATTAAGATTAATTGATTCATTAGATGACTCTATATTTTATAAAGACATATCCAAAAAGGATGAAAAGGCGAGAGACGTATTTACAAAAAAGATTGAAGATTTTAGTGAGGAGGAATTTAGAAAATTTAAACTTTTAAAATTGTTATTACAATTAACACCAACGGAAACTAATGAAAAAAGTATTAAAAAACTAAAATCTAAGTTTGAAGAAAAATATTTTAAAATAGATAAATATTTCGATTTAGATAAGGACTTTGTTGATAGAGTTAAAAATGCAGATACTGGGTTAAAAAACTATCTAAAACTTTACATTGCTACAAAAAAAGGATTTAATGAAAAAGAGATAATATCTGACTTAATAACATTGTTAAAAACTAATTACAGTGGCTCTGAGAGAGTTGATTTAAAAGAGATTATTAATGAACTGTTAGGATACGCCCATTTAAATGGAAAGAAGATAAAAGAAATGAAATTTGAAGACATTGGTTCAAAAAAGAATATATGCTCATTATGTGGGAGAAAATCATCTATAATAGCAACAGAAAATTTATGCTTTGGATTTAAGCCGAGAGGATTTACAAATAGAACAGTAGTTTCTTTATCAAATACAAAAAAGAATATTTGCCAATTGTGTTTAACTGAGGTAACATTTAGAAAATTAATATTTGGAAAAAAAGAAAATGTTCAAGCAGTATATATAGATGCTTACGACTACTTTATTCCAATAATGGACGAAAATTTAACAAAATACATTGAAAGCGTTAGTGAGAATATAGGACTTTGGGATAAAGATGCTAAGGCATTTATAAAGGCAATTTATGGATTTAATGTAAAAGTGGAAGAGGAATTATTTCCATTCTTAATGACTTTCGTTGATATTTCCAAACAAATTGATTTTATAAGATTTTATAGAAAAATTTTAAATTTTGTTTATGAAACTGGCTTTAAGTTTTACTTAACATATCCATTTAATCCAGATAAAGTAAAAAAAGAGACGATAATCTTTGATTATACAATAAAATCTTTCAAAAAATTAGGATGGGATAAAGTTAGACTCGATGAAATTGAAAAAATTAGAAATGAATTTGAATTACTTTGGAAATTAGGATATGCCTTAAAAGGAGGCTCAAAATCTGATAATATAATAGTTTCGTTATTCAATGATTATGCTGACAATCCTATGGCATTTTATTTTTATCTCTTCAAATTATCCTATCCACTATCATTTGCTGAAAAATACGACTTAAATATTATAAATCAAAGAATTGGGGTGGAAAAAATGAACATTATTGAAAAATTGGCTGACATTGCCTCAGATATAGAGTGGGCTAAGGGTAGTGCATCCTCAAAAACCTCTATGATTAGAGAGTCATTGGAGGTGTTGAAGATCGGAGTAAAGAGGGGCTACAGAGATGAGGAAATAAAATCCTTAATGGCTGGGATGCTTTATAGGAAATATCCTTATTCAAGTAAGAAAGAAAAAATTGAGGAATTTTGTGGTGTGTTATATGACGAATTGTTTAAAGGTTTGTGGAAGGGAAAACTTCCTTCAAAAAAAGAACTTAGATATTGGATATATGCATTTGCTTATCATTATGATCTAAAATCTAAAGAAAAAAGAAATGCAAAAACTAATCAAGAAGAAAATCAATAAAATGGGGTGATGACAATGGCAAAGCAAAAGACATTATCTGAATATGTATATAAAAAGTATCTTGATTTTGATGACAATGTTGTTAATGAGTTTAGAGAAAAACTCTACTCAATAATTCCAAAAGAGTATTTCCAAGATAAGTATGGGAAAAGAACTCCAAATGTGATAAAGGTAGCGACAATAAGAACTACAACTGGCTATTTAATTAATCGTTCAACAGAGCCAGATGAAGTTATAAGCACAACAATAGGAAATAAAGACGTTGTAGTAATTCCTTCAAGAAAATTAAAATCAAAAGAAAAATTGACAGGATTAATTTTGTGTAGAAAATTTAAAGTAGTTCATCCAGAGGTTGAATACAACTTTATAAAAAAATCAGAATATTTAGCAAATCCAAACTCCATAGTGTTTGGAGATAGCGTAACGCAATCAAATGAAGCCGTTGGATTACCTTCAAGAGTTATTTACGAATGGGCATATTCAATTAGGGATAAAGATGAGATAACTGAGGAACTTACTCACAATGCCTTAAGTGAAGAGGGAACAATGTGGGATAAAAATGAAGGTTCTCAAAGACAAAGTTTGTTTGAAATTCAATATGTCAAGCCAGGAGTTTATTTCCCACAGTTTATAACATTCTATGATATAACGCCAGAAGGATTTATCCACGCTTTAATATCTCATTTAAAAACAACCAGGTATGGAGCACAATCAAATGTTATGGATGCAAATATGAAAAATGAAATTATAAGTATAGCGTTAGATACCTTTGAACCACCAGTGTCATCCTATCTAATTTCAAAGGAGTTTAATGGAGAAGTAACTTTTGAAAATGTAAAAGAGTTTGTTAAAAGGAAATTGAGGGAAAATTCGTCAATGTTAATTGAAAATGAGAAATTAGAAGAACTTTTAAAGTTAATTGATGAGTATTTAAAAGATGAAGAAAAATTAAAGCAACTTTATTTGAGGCATTTAAACGATTGTATAAATTATTTAGTTGAGTGTAAAATCATCAAAGAAAAAGATGTTAAAAAGTTATTAGAGGATATGGGTGTCTAATATGCTTAGGCATTATAAAATAACTCTTCTCTCTCCTTTATTTTGTTATAACAAGACAGAGGGTGGGGTTGCATCAACAGAGCCATTTATTGGAGATATTTCTTTAGATTATGCATTAAATTTTGCATTGGCAAAGAAAAGAGAATATACTTACCAAATAAAAGATAAGCCAGATTATGATGAGATTAAAGAGTTTGGATTTGTTTGGACTATTGGAAGACCAATATATTATGAAAAAACGCCAATATTTGCAAGAAAAACATCAGAAATATCTGATTATATGGTCAGAAGAGATATAATTGAACAGATGGGAAAAGGGCTGTTTAAAAATTACTTCCACATTCAAGGAATAAAAGAGGGCTCAATTTTTGAAGCATCTTTATTGACATTTGAAGATATAAAACTTCCGAAAACATTTACTTTGAGGATAGGGGTTGGTAGGGAATGTCTTTTATTATTTGAAGAAAAAAAGGAAAAACCAGAGGAAATTTGGCTAAATCTCTACACAATTAAGAAAATATTTGGAAAAGATGTAAAATTGAGAGAATCTCAGATGATAAGATTTGTTCTTTCTCACTATATTATTGGAACTGGGTTTAAAGTTGAAGATTTAGAACATATCTTTTCTAACTAATTTTTTTAGGGGATTTTTATGGAATCTTTGAAATTAAAGGTTTCAAAAAAATGTTTGCCTTTTGGAGATAAGGTTGTTAGAGGAAAACTTAGGTTGCATAAATTTCAAGAGATATTTTATTCAGATGTTTCTGAATTAAAGAACGATGTTTATTTTATTGTTGCCCCAACTGGTGCAGGAAAGACATTTTCTTTTGCTTTTCCTATCTTATATGCAAAGGACAACAATTATTTAACTTCTAAAAGAGGGTTAATTGTAGTTCCAACAAATGCATTGGCAGAAGATATTGAGAAAACATTAAAAGAGCAAGAAATTAAGGTTGAGGTAATAACTGGAAAAACTTTAACGAAAAAGGGAAAAGAAAGAGGAGAGGAATTAATAGAAAAATTAAAAAATTGCGAAATTGCTGTAACGAATCCAGACATTCTAAATTATATGATAAATAGTGGATACCATTTACCAAGAAAAAATGAAAAATTTAGACATTTAAAAGGATTTTCTGATTGGTTAGAGTTTTTCAATGCATTGGATTATGTTATTTTTGACGAATATCATTTGTATGACGAGGAGCAAATAGCAAATATTTTACTTTGGTTTTTAATGACAAAAGAGATATTTAAACAGATAAAATGGTTTTTTGTTTCTGCAACGCCAGAAGAGAATTTAATTGAATTCTTAAATGAAAATAATATTACTCCAGAAATTATTGAACAACCATTGAGTAATGAAGGAAGAGTTATTCAAGGAGAGATGGAAATTGAGCTTATAAAAATCTCAAGACGCATAGAAAGAAGTTTATTTGGTTATTTGGTTGAAGATGGAAGATTAAAGGAAAATATTAAAGATATTATAGAGAAAGCAATATCTAACAATGAGAAGATTTTGATTATTTTTAATTCTTTGAGAGATGCTATGAAAATGAAATATATTATTGAGAATGAGATTGATGCAGAGGTTTGGGTCAATACAGGATTACAAACAAGAGAAAAAATCTATGAAAATTTGGATGAAATTTTAAACAAAACAGATATCATAATAACAACATCAAAGGCAGAAGTGGGGGTTAATTATCCGGTTTCTCTATGTTTTATGGATTCAGGGTTATATTTTAGGAATTTTATGCAAAGAATTGGAAGAGTTGGGAGGGGAATGGAGAAATGTAAAATATACTGTACAATAATAACAAAAACCTACAATAACTTAAAGAAACATTTCAATGAAATTAAAAAAGAAGAATTAGGCTATTATGAATTTGTAAATTTGATGAAAAAGGCATTTGAGGATAGAGAATTCAAAAAAGACAAAGTTCCTAAGTTTTGTGGTGCAGTCCTTTGGAGTGTTCTTAACTCTATGAAAGAGTATAATGAAAAATTGACTTATCAAAGAAGAAAAATACTTGAAAATTTAAGGGATAAGTTTCCATATTATTGGGTTTTAAATCATCTAAATGAAAAAATAAAGGAAATTGAAGAAGATGAAAATGAGAATATCGTTGATGAAGAAGTAAGAGAAGAATTACTAAAATGGTGGGATACTTTTAAAAATTCTTTCAAAAGGTTTAGGGGAGATAGCGTTATTTGGAAGGTTATATATGAAGATGGAAGAGAGACAGAATATGACTTATTGTGGATTTTAGATAATGCCTTCGTTGAAGTTGATAAAGAAAATAGGACTGTTATTATTAAAGATTTTAGAGAAAAGAGAGAATGTATTGTTAGAGGAATTTTAACTTTTTCTTTGCTTGATAGGGATTTTCCTTCAACTATTGGCGGAAGTGATATAGGGGAATGGTTTAAATTTTTGTATTCTGATTATATTGGAGATTTATTTCTACAAAAATTAGAAAGTTGGAAAATTTCAAAAGGAAAATACTTTGAAGACGAAAATTTCTTTGAAGAGTTAGTTAAGGAAATTGAATCACTTTCTCCAATATACTCAAAAAAGAGAATTGAAATTTATGATTTACTCGTAGATTATGGAGGCATATCCTTAGATGATGAGATTCTTTAAAATTAATTTTTTGGTGTTTTAAATGTCTTCTGAAAATGAATATATTGAAAAAGAACTCTTAATCAGAGGAATTGAAATAAACTATCTCTTTGTCTGTAAAACGAAGTTATGGTATTTTGCAAAAGGAATAACAATGGAACACGAGAGTGATATTGTTGATTTGGGAAAATTTTTACACGAAAAATGTTATTTTGGGGAGGAGAAGGAGGTTTTAATAGGAACCATAAATATTGACTTCATTAAGAAAAAGGACATTGTTGAAATTCACGAGGTTAAAAAAAGTAAGACAATGGAGAAAGCCCACGAAATGCAGGCATTATATTATATTTACTATTTAAAAAGATATGGTATTAAGGCAAAGGCAATTCTTAACTATCCAA from Methanocaldococcus lauensis encodes the following:
- the csa3 gene encoding CRISPR-associated CARF protein Csa3, whose amino-acid sequence is MTTHIINIGFHAEHIYKPIAEYGAKKVILVYSKDKEEYVKEDDLKKVDEALKKAKELCNMLGIECEEVKINGIEFEKNVEILRDIIKKEDNKVIVNITGGRKITSLSLLYASLYEFQKVDKIVYVHKKRIIELPKIAHPYNLTKFERKILASLNEGEKTITELAKEFNVSLPAIIKYVNSLESKGLIKTEKIGRKRIVKLI
- the cas7d gene encoding type I-D CRISPR-associated protein Cas7/Csc2 → MAKQKTLSEYVYKKYLDFDDNVVNEFREKLYSIIPKEYFQDKYGKRTPNVIKVATIRTTTGYLINRSTEPDEVISTTIGNKDVVVIPSRKLKSKEKLTGLILCRKFKVVHPEVEYNFIKKSEYLANPNSIVFGDSVTQSNEAVGLPSRVIYEWAYSIRDKDEITEELTHNALSEEGTMWDKNEGSQRQSLFEIQYVKPGVYFPQFITFYDITPEGFIHALISHLKTTRYGAQSNVMDANMKNEIISIALDTFEPPVSSYLISKEFNGEVTFENVKEFVKRKLRENSSMLIENEKLEELLKLIDEYLKDEEKLKQLYLRHLNDCINYLVECKIIKEKDVKKLLEDMGV
- a CDS encoding type I-D CRISPR-associated protein Cas5/Csc1, whose amino-acid sequence is MLRHYKITLLSPLFCYNKTEGGVASTEPFIGDISLDYALNFALAKKREYTYQIKDKPDYDEIKEFGFVWTIGRPIYYEKTPIFARKTSEISDYMVRRDIIEQMGKGLFKNYFHIQGIKEGSIFEASLLTFEDIKLPKTFTLRIGVGRECLLLFEEKKEKPEEIWLNLYTIKKIFGKDVKLRESQMIRFVLSHYIIGTGFKVEDLEHIFSN
- the cas4 gene encoding CRISPR-associated protein Cas4, coding for MSSENEYIEKELLIRGIEINYLFVCKTKLWYFAKGITMEHESDIVDLGKFLHEKCYFGEEKEVLIGTINIDFIKKKDIVEIHEVKKSKTMEKAHEMQALYYIYYLKRYGIKAKAILNYPKLRETKEIILDGREKEVEDAIKDIEKIKSMPNPPKPKKSKICKKCAYYELCWI
- the cas6 gene encoding CRISPR-associated endoribonuclease Cas6 gives rise to the protein MRMELELQTDNFTVIPYNHQYYLASAIYNKIHSANPEYAERLHNYQKFKFFTFSLLQIRRRVIRKEGIETIDGKAYLYISSPKNEFIENFVEGLLEDGELRVGKINFYVKRAKILPIPKKFNILKTISPIYLKTIIPTEDNKLKTYDLHPNNSKFYENLKNNLKKKYEAFYNEKCDLNFEFEVLKYKPKRMRIKDIYCRCSEMVFKVWGDYELIKFGYECGFGEKNSMGFGMVMNIDK
- the cas3 gene encoding type I-D CRISPR-associated helicase Cas3' codes for the protein MESLKLKVSKKCLPFGDKVVRGKLRLHKFQEIFYSDVSELKNDVYFIVAPTGAGKTFSFAFPILYAKDNNYLTSKRGLIVVPTNALAEDIEKTLKEQEIKVEVITGKTLTKKGKERGEELIEKLKNCEIAVTNPDILNYMINSGYHLPRKNEKFRHLKGFSDWLEFFNALDYVIFDEYHLYDEEQIANILLWFLMTKEIFKQIKWFFVSATPEENLIEFLNENNITPEIIEQPLSNEGRVIQGEMEIELIKISRRIERSLFGYLVEDGRLKENIKDIIEKAISNNEKILIIFNSLRDAMKMKYIIENEIDAEVWVNTGLQTREKIYENLDEILNKTDIIITTSKAEVGVNYPVSLCFMDSGLYFRNFMQRIGRVGRGMEKCKIYCTIITKTYNNLKKHFNEIKKEELGYYEFVNLMKKAFEDREFKKDKVPKFCGAVLWSVLNSMKEYNEKLTYQRRKILENLRDKFPYYWVLNHLNEKIKEIEEDENENIVDEEVREELLKWWDTFKNSFKRFRGDSVIWKVIYEDGRETEYDLLWILDNAFVEVDKENRTVIIKDFREKRECIVRGILTFSLLDRDFPSTIGGSDIGEWFKFLYSDYIGDLFLQKLESWKISKGKYFEDENFFEELVKEIESLSPIYSKKRIEIYDLLVDYGGISLDDEIL